The following proteins are encoded in a genomic region of Galbibacter sp. BG1:
- a CDS encoding helix-turn-helix domain-containing protein — MNIHQQLLKKGNRSVLNRYKNVLGGSMKIGTEESRLVFDNEVASGFIQSVNLRNGISFLQYDMTIFRDAEIAHINSGGSPLYLIYCSEDDLIHSFSSKGLKRKLGKFQTTILTSSHDSNSIFHFVKNRKYKILLIKINPYNTFQNTSFNSLKNSIEAKIHATQTSDYLVYIGSYNLKIANEISQIKNVPQDQLVRSLLLEAIINKVLAYGIQQFENDKNLNFYSFSKYLTKKEMCTIQELAAFIANGPEKEYTIKSLCGRVGMSSTKLQHGFKLLYGTTVKDYIRDVRLDMAEELIKNTDLSISEVVYSIGLTSRSYFSKIFKKKFDCSPKKFREQQNSFYDYCVA; from the coding sequence ATGAATATACATCAGCAACTTTTAAAGAAGGGCAATCGAAGCGTACTCAATCGGTATAAGAATGTCTTAGGAGGTTCTATGAAAATTGGAACGGAGGAATCTCGATTGGTTTTTGACAATGAAGTAGCTTCCGGTTTTATTCAATCGGTCAATCTTAGAAATGGCATTTCGTTTTTGCAATATGATATGACAATATTCCGAGATGCCGAAATTGCTCATATAAATTCAGGGGGTAGCCCTTTATATTTAATTTACTGCTCGGAAGATGATCTCATTCACAGTTTTAGTTCTAAAGGATTAAAACGAAAATTAGGTAAATTCCAGACTACTATCCTAACAAGCAGTCATGATTCTAACAGTATATTCCATTTTGTAAAGAATAGGAAATACAAAATACTGCTTATAAAAATAAATCCTTACAATACCTTCCAAAATACTTCCTTTAATAGTTTGAAAAATAGTATAGAAGCTAAAATACATGCCACGCAAACGAGTGATTACCTAGTTTACATTGGTTCTTACAATTTAAAAATTGCCAATGAAATTTCTCAAATTAAAAATGTTCCCCAAGATCAACTAGTTCGTTCCTTGTTATTGGAAGCCATAATAAACAAAGTTCTTGCATATGGAATTCAGCAATTCGAAAATGATAAAAATCTTAATTTTTATAGCTTTTCCAAATACCTAACCAAAAAAGAAATGTGTACAATACAAGAACTTGCCGCATTTATTGCAAATGGACCCGAAAAAGAATACACTATTAAATCTTTGTGTGGCCGGGTTGGAATGTCCTCAACAAAATTACAGCATGGTTTTAAATTGTTATATGGAACCACGGTAAAAGACTATATTAGGGACGTACGGCTTGATATGGCTGAAGAATTGATAAAAAACACAGATTTATCTATTTCTGAAGTAGTGTATAGTATAGGTCTCACGAGTAGAAGCTACTTTTCGAAAATTTTTAAGAAGAAGTTCGATTGTAGTCCTAAGAAATTTAGAGAACAACAAAATTCCTTTTATGACTATTGTGTAGCATAA
- a CDS encoding ZIP family metal transporter — MMTIIVILIVSGALIIGAVWGIYGHMSDSLEGFLVALAGGALLVSALLELIHPALKEDSIAITLSMVFAGAVIFTILDYLVKEKWGSKSGGGLLAAITLDGIPENLALGVALIGASPLSVAALSGSILLSNLPEAAGGSKEMTSNNISKKKVLLLWVGTAVILSISALLGHFLLADVPKEYLNYIKCFAGGAVAASLATEVFPKAFKKDKYWTGLATAIGLILALYLNTLGE, encoded by the coding sequence ATGATGACAATTATCGTAATTCTTATAGTTTCGGGCGCACTTATTATTGGAGCTGTATGGGGTATTTATGGACACATGTCCGATAGTCTTGAAGGCTTTTTGGTAGCCTTAGCTGGTGGAGCACTTTTGGTATCTGCACTCTTGGAATTAATACATCCTGCACTTAAGGAAGATTCAATAGCTATTACCTTATCCATGGTTTTCGCTGGCGCCGTTATATTTACCATTTTAGACTATCTAGTAAAGGAAAAATGGGGTTCTAAAAGTGGAGGTGGTTTACTTGCTGCCATTACTTTAGACGGAATTCCAGAAAATCTTGCTTTAGGAGTTGCACTTATTGGGGCAAGTCCACTTTCTGTAGCTGCCTTATCGGGATCTATTTTATTGTCCAATTTACCTGAAGCCGCAGGTGGTTCCAAAGAAATGACAAGTAATAACATTTCAAAAAAGAAAGTACTTCTACTCTGGGTAGGCACGGCAGTTATACTTTCAATTTCTGCACTATTGGGACACTTTTTATTAGCCGATGTTCCAAAAGAATACTTGAATTACATAAAATGCTTTGCAGGTGGAGCCGTTGCGGCCTCCCTCGCTACAGAAGTTTTTCCAAAAGCATTCAAAAAGGATAAATATTGGACGGGATTAGCAACCGCCATCGGTTTAATTTTAGCCTTGTATTTAAACACCTTGGGCGAATAG
- the sucC gene encoding ADP-forming succinate--CoA ligase subunit beta, whose protein sequence is MNLHEYQGKEILASFGVRIQRGIVAQNPQEAVEAAKQLTEETGTGWHVIKAQVHAGGRGKGGGVKLAKNLKEVEEISGNIIGMNLVTPQTSKEGKKVHQVLVAEDVYYPGDSETSEFYMSVLLDRSKGKNMIMYSTEGGMDIEEVAEKTPHLIFNEEVDPATGLLPFQARRIAFNLGLSGTAFKEMTKFVTALYKAYESSDSSLFEINPVLKTSDDKIMAVDAKVTIDDNALYRHKDYAEMRDLREEDPIEVEAKEAGLNFVNLDGNVGCMVNGAGLAMATMDLIKMAGGEPANFLDVGGTADAKRVETAFRMILKDPNVKAILVNIFGGIVRCDRVAQGIVDAYKNMGDAIKVPIIVRLQGTNADIAKELIDNSGLAVQSAIEFKEAADKVQEVLK, encoded by the coding sequence ATGAATTTACACGAATATCAAGGAAAAGAAATATTAGCAAGTTTTGGAGTTCGCATTCAGCGAGGTATTGTGGCACAAAATCCACAAGAAGCAGTTGAAGCAGCAAAACAATTAACAGAAGAAACCGGAACCGGGTGGCATGTAATAAAAGCACAGGTGCACGCCGGTGGACGCGGAAAAGGTGGTGGAGTTAAGCTTGCTAAAAACCTTAAAGAAGTAGAAGAAATTTCTGGAAATATAATCGGGATGAACTTGGTTACTCCTCAAACATCCAAAGAGGGGAAAAAAGTACATCAGGTATTGGTAGCAGAAGATGTTTATTATCCTGGAGATAGCGAAACTTCAGAATTTTACATGTCGGTACTTTTAGATAGAAGCAAAGGAAAGAATATGATCATGTATTCTACCGAAGGTGGAATGGATATCGAAGAGGTTGCTGAAAAAACACCTCATTTAATATTTAATGAAGAAGTAGACCCTGCGACAGGATTGTTACCTTTTCAAGCACGAAGAATTGCTTTTAACCTAGGTTTAAGCGGAACGGCTTTTAAAGAAATGACAAAATTTGTTACCGCACTTTATAAAGCTTACGAATCATCTGACTCTTCTTTATTTGAAATCAACCCGGTATTGAAAACATCCGATGATAAAATCATGGCCGTTGATGCTAAAGTAACTATAGATGATAACGCCCTTTACCGTCATAAAGATTATGCTGAAATGAGAGATCTTAGAGAAGAAGATCCTATTGAAGTTGAGGCTAAAGAAGCGGGCTTGAATTTTGTAAATCTTGACGGAAATGTTGGATGTATGGTAAACGGTGCTGGTTTGGCAATGGCTACCATGGATTTAATTAAGATGGCAGGTGGGGAACCAGCAAACTTCTTGGATGTTGGGGGAACTGCAGATGCAAAGCGTGTGGAAACGGCTTTTAGAATGATTTTAAAGGATCCTAACGTAAAAGCTATCTTGGTAAATATTTTTGGAGGTATTGTACGTTGCGACCGTGTGGCGCAAGGTATTGTAGATGCTTACAAAAATATGGGTGATGCTATTAAAGTTCCAATTATTGTACGTTTACAAGGAACCAATGCAGATATCGCTAAAGAATTGATCGATAATTCAGGATTGGCAGTGCAATCGGCTATTGAGTTTAAAGAAGCTGCAGACAAAGTACAGGAAGTGCTAAAATAA
- the lysA gene encoding diaminopimelate decarboxylase — translation MNNSDLLNVAKEFGSPVYVYDSEKIVSQYKRLTSAFKNVKHLKLNYAVKALSNVSILKLMNSMGSGLDTVSWQEVQLGLMAGFKPEDIIFTPNGVSLEEIEEVAKLGVQINIDNLSILEQFGTRNQDIPVCIRINPHVMAGGNSNISVGHIDSKFGISIHQIPHILRIVENTGMRVNGIHMHTGSDILDIEVFLYASEILFDTAKHFEDLEFIDFGSGFKVPYKEGDIETNVEELGKKLTKRFNNFCKEFGRDLTLAFEPGKFLVSEAGFFLAKVNVVKQTTSTVFAGIDSGFNHLIRPMLYNSYHRIINISNPKGKERFYSIVGYICETDTFGSNRRITEISEGDILCFKNAGAYCFSMASNYNSRYRPAEVLWYNGKAHLIRKSETLDDIIANLVEPNIPEFNKKEMVDQA, via the coding sequence ATGAATAATAGCGACCTTTTAAATGTAGCCAAGGAGTTTGGTAGTCCGGTATACGTTTACGACTCAGAAAAAATTGTTTCTCAATACAAAAGGCTTACTTCTGCCTTTAAAAATGTGAAACATTTAAAGTTGAATTATGCCGTAAAGGCGCTATCCAACGTGTCTATATTAAAACTTATGAATTCTATGGGAAGCGGGCTCGATACCGTTTCTTGGCAAGAGGTACAATTGGGACTTATGGCTGGTTTTAAGCCAGAAGACATTATCTTCACCCCCAATGGTGTTTCCTTGGAAGAAATAGAAGAGGTTGCTAAATTGGGCGTACAGATAAACATAGACAACCTATCAATACTGGAGCAATTTGGTACAAGAAACCAAGATATTCCAGTTTGCATTAGAATTAATCCGCATGTTATGGCGGGAGGGAATTCCAATATTTCCGTTGGACATATCGACTCTAAATTTGGGATAAGTATTCACCAAATACCGCATATTTTAAGAATTGTAGAAAATACTGGGATGCGCGTAAACGGTATCCACATGCATACAGGGAGCGATATTTTAGATATTGAAGTCTTCCTGTATGCTTCAGAAATATTATTCGATACAGCCAAGCATTTTGAAGATCTAGAGTTTATAGATTTTGGTAGTGGCTTTAAAGTGCCATACAAAGAAGGGGATATCGAAACCAATGTGGAAGAATTGGGTAAAAAACTCACCAAACGTTTCAATAACTTTTGCAAGGAGTTTGGCCGCGATTTAACCTTGGCTTTCGAACCTGGTAAGTTTTTAGTGAGTGAAGCCGGTTTTTTTCTTGCCAAAGTAAATGTGGTAAAGCAAACTACTTCTACTGTATTTGCAGGGATCGATTCGGGGTTCAATCATTTAATTAGACCGATGCTTTATAATTCTTACCATAGAATTATAAATATTTCCAATCCTAAAGGTAAAGAACGCTTCTACTCTATCGTTGGGTATATCTGCGAAACCGATACTTTTGGCAGCAACCGCCGTATTACCGAAATTTCTGAAGGGGATATCTTATGCTTTAAAAACGCTGGGGCTTACTGTTTCTCCATGGCTAGTAATTACAATTCGAGATACAGGCCAGCAGAAGTTTTATGGTACAATGGTAAAGCTCATTTAATACGCAAATCGGAAACTTTAGACGATATTATAGCAAATTTAGTGGAGCCTAACATTCCAGAATTTAACAAAAAAGAAATGGTGGATCAAGCCTAA
- a CDS encoding LON peptidase substrate-binding domain-containing protein, with product MSRIIPLFPLQTVVFPTERLPLHIFEERYKQLVKDCVRRNLNFGIPTYINGELGFGTELSIDKIVKKYENGSLDIICSGVRAFKIEKFFNPIPNKLYAGGEVHFMENIDDATIETQQEVLDLVYRMYRNIDMPIEPMEPNEFKSFLFAHKLGLNLEQEYQLLQLPSESERLLFIKNHLQKVIPVLEQINETKKRIQLNGHFRNFDPLKF from the coding sequence ATGAGTCGTATAATTCCGTTATTTCCTTTACAAACCGTTGTTTTCCCAACGGAGCGGTTGCCACTTCACATTTTTGAAGAACGGTACAAGCAATTGGTTAAAGATTGTGTCCGGCGAAATTTAAACTTTGGGATTCCTACCTATATAAATGGGGAATTAGGTTTTGGAACCGAACTTTCCATCGATAAAATTGTAAAGAAATACGAAAATGGTAGTTTAGACATTATTTGCAGTGGGGTTAGGGCATTTAAGATTGAAAAGTTTTTTAATCCCATTCCCAACAAATTGTACGCTGGGGGAGAGGTGCATTTCATGGAGAATATAGATGATGCGACCATAGAAACTCAACAGGAGGTGTTGGATTTGGTATATCGTATGTATCGAAATATCGATATGCCCATCGAACCCATGGAGCCCAATGAATTTAAAAGTTTTCTTTTTGCCCATAAGCTGGGCTTGAATTTAGAACAGGAATACCAACTGCTTCAATTGCCGAGTGAAAGTGAACGGTTGCTGTTCATAAAAAACCATTTGCAAAAGGTGATTCCAGTTTTAGAACAGATCAATGAGACTAAAAAAAGAATTCAGTTAAATGGACATTTTAGAAATTTCGATCCTTTAAAATTCTAA
- a CDS encoding endonuclease/exonuclease/phosphatase family protein translates to MLLKKWKWFDYLIICGLLSGLFINSFFLINYTSMVPVEVQWARDIKSSNGQFSILLSNVKMTNKKVKALLGVIEKKEPDLILMMEVDASWNKELKVLKNEYPYSQHTINEVAYGMVLFSKFPLKKVEVDYLTHKEVPSFESTVTLPNGKYISFHTLHPVPPTHFKDLPDNAGQQENALKKLGKRIEARKYPTVVAGDLNDVVWSYVDDLTETKNILYDVRVGRGFYNSFNAKNFLTRWPLDHVFVTEEFQLKKLERLPKIGSDHFPIYAELVLKNSNVTKNTN, encoded by the coding sequence ATGCTACTAAAAAAATGGAAATGGTTTGACTATCTAATTATTTGTGGACTTTTAAGCGGATTGTTTATAAATAGTTTTTTCTTAATCAATTATACAAGCATGGTGCCAGTGGAAGTACAGTGGGCAAGGGATATAAAATCTTCCAATGGGCAATTCAGCATTTTACTTTCCAATGTGAAAATGACAAATAAAAAAGTAAAGGCCTTACTTGGAGTAATTGAAAAAAAAGAACCAGACTTAATTTTAATGATGGAGGTTGATGCGTCATGGAACAAAGAACTGAAGGTTTTGAAAAATGAGTATCCCTATTCTCAACACACCATTAACGAAGTTGCCTATGGGATGGTATTGTTCAGTAAATTTCCGTTGAAAAAAGTGGAAGTGGATTACCTTACGCATAAAGAAGTGCCTTCCTTTGAAAGTACGGTTACCCTTCCCAATGGAAAGTATATTAGTTTCCACACGCTCCATCCTGTGCCCCCTACACATTTTAAGGATTTACCCGACAATGCTGGACAACAAGAAAATGCTCTTAAAAAATTAGGGAAAAGAATTGAAGCAAGAAAGTATCCAACTGTTGTTGCAGGGGATTTAAATGATGTTGTTTGGTCTTACGTAGACGATTTGACTGAAACAAAAAATATACTTTATGATGTAAGGGTTGGTAGGGGTTTCTACAACAGTTTCAATGCAAAGAATTTTTTAACACGCTGGCCGTTGGATCATGTATTTGTGACGGAGGAATTTCAATTAAAAAAACTCGAACGATTACCAAAAATAGGTTCCGATCATTTTCCAATTTATGCGGAGTTGGTATTGAAAAATAGTAACGTAACTAAAAATACGAATTAA